The following coding sequences are from one Pelmatolapia mariae isolate MD_Pm_ZW linkage group LG4, Pm_UMD_F_2, whole genome shotgun sequence window:
- the strada gene encoding STE20-related kinase adapter protein alpha isoform X1 — translation MSFLRWVSEKLSVESLRDLELFGEQAQGVSHRKANEDSQESLTSFPRRDTMGSFLPDSSSYELLAVIGRGLDNLMTVNLARYRPTGEHVAIRRIDLESCTNDMVTYLQGELHVSKLFHHPSILPYKSVFIAENELWVITPFMAYGSARDLICTHFTDGMSELTIAYILLGMLKALEYIHHMGYVHRSVKASHVLISADGQVCMSGLRSIFSLIRHGQRAKVVHDFPQYSVNVLPWLSPEVLQQNLQGYDSRSDIYSLGITACELANGHVPFKDMPATQMLLEKLNGTVPCLLDTTTIPPEELSMKPSRSGADSGICEGPGPGGVRHSNGEPSSSSGGHPYNRTFSPQFHAFVELCLQRDPEKRPSATSLVGHPFFKQIKRRPSEALPELLRPVSPITSFESSQPLDSPSGLASLESGLSHLEVDDWDF, via the exons ATGTCTTTTCTT CGTTGGGTATCTGAGAAATTGAGTGTGGAGAGCCTGCGGGATTTGGAGTTGTTTGGAG AGCAAGCTCAGGGAGTCTCTCACAGGAAA GCCAATGAGGACAGTCAGGAGAGTCTGACCTCCTTCCCTCGTCGAGACACTATGGGCAGTTTCCTTCCTGACAGCAGCTCTTATGAGCTCCTTGCTGTTATTG GTCGGGGCTTGGACAATTTAATGACTGTTAACCTGGCTCGATATAGACCCACTGGGGAGCATGTGGCCATCCGACGGATTGACTTGGAGTCATGTACTAATGACATGGTTACCTACCTGCAG GGTGAACTACATGTGTCAAAGTTGTTTCACCACCCCAGTATTCTACCATACAAGAGCGTCTTTATAGCTGAAAATGAATTATGGGTCATCACACCTTTCATGGCTTATG GGTCAGCCAGAGATCTCATCTGCACACATTTTACAGATGGTATGAGTGAGCTGACGATAGCATACATTTTGCTAGGCATGCTCAAAGCTCTTGAATACATCCATCATATGGGATATGTGCACCG GAGTGTGAAGGCCAGCCACGTTTTGATCTCTGCAGATGGACAAGTCTGCATGTCAGGTCTGCGGAGCATCTTTAGCCTCATTCGACATGGCCAAAGGGCCAAAGTGGTCCATGACTTCCCCCAGTATAGCGTTAACGTGCTGCCGTGGCTTAGTCCCGAAGTGCTGCAACAG AATCTCCAGGGCTATGACTCTCGATCAGACATCTACAGCCTCGGCATCACAGCCTGTGAACTAGCCAATGGACACGTTCCCTTCAAAGACATGCCAGCTACACAG ATGCTACTGGAGAAGCTAAACGGGACAGTGCCATGCTTGCTGGATACCACAACTATACCACCAGAGGAGCTGTCCATGAAGCCTTCCCGTTCTGGTGCTGACTCTGGGATATGTGAGGGTCCGGGACCGGGAGGAGTCCGACACTCCAACGGTGAACCCTCGTCATCGTCAGGAGGACACCCATACAACCGGACGTTCTCCCCACAGTTCCACGCCTTCGTTGAGCTGTGTCTACAGCGAGACCCAGAAAAAAG ACCATCTGCAACCAGTCTTGTTGGCCATCCCTTCTTCAAACAG atCAAACGGCGACCTTCAGAGGCCCTACCTGAGCTGTTGCGGCCCGTGTCGCCTATCACCAGCTTTGAAAGCTCCCAGCCTCTGGACTCACCTTCTGGACTTGCTAGTCTGGAGTCCGGTCTCAGCCACCTGGAAGTAGATGACTGGGACTTCTGA
- the strada gene encoding STE20-related kinase adapter protein alpha isoform X3, producing the protein MGSFLPDSSSYELLAVIGRGLDNLMTVNLARYRPTGEHVAIRRIDLESCTNDMVTYLQGELHVSKLFHHPSILPYKSVFIAENELWVITPFMAYGSARDLICTHFTDGMSELTIAYILLGMLKALEYIHHMGYVHRSVKASHVLISADGQVCMSGLRSIFSLIRHGQRAKVVHDFPQYSVNVLPWLSPEVLQQNLQGYDSRSDIYSLGITACELANGHVPFKDMPATQMLLEKLNGTVPCLLDTTTIPPEELSMKPSRSGADSGICEGPGPGGVRHSNGEPSSSSGGHPYNRTFSPQFHAFVELCLQRDPEKRPSATSLVGHPFFKQIKRRPSEALPELLRPVSPITSFESSQPLDSPSGLASLESGLSHLEVDDWDF; encoded by the exons ATGGGCAGTTTCCTTCCTGACAGCAGCTCTTATGAGCTCCTTGCTGTTATTG GTCGGGGCTTGGACAATTTAATGACTGTTAACCTGGCTCGATATAGACCCACTGGGGAGCATGTGGCCATCCGACGGATTGACTTGGAGTCATGTACTAATGACATGGTTACCTACCTGCAG GGTGAACTACATGTGTCAAAGTTGTTTCACCACCCCAGTATTCTACCATACAAGAGCGTCTTTATAGCTGAAAATGAATTATGGGTCATCACACCTTTCATGGCTTATG GGTCAGCCAGAGATCTCATCTGCACACATTTTACAGATGGTATGAGTGAGCTGACGATAGCATACATTTTGCTAGGCATGCTCAAAGCTCTTGAATACATCCATCATATGGGATATGTGCACCG GAGTGTGAAGGCCAGCCACGTTTTGATCTCTGCAGATGGACAAGTCTGCATGTCAGGTCTGCGGAGCATCTTTAGCCTCATTCGACATGGCCAAAGGGCCAAAGTGGTCCATGACTTCCCCCAGTATAGCGTTAACGTGCTGCCGTGGCTTAGTCCCGAAGTGCTGCAACAG AATCTCCAGGGCTATGACTCTCGATCAGACATCTACAGCCTCGGCATCACAGCCTGTGAACTAGCCAATGGACACGTTCCCTTCAAAGACATGCCAGCTACACAG ATGCTACTGGAGAAGCTAAACGGGACAGTGCCATGCTTGCTGGATACCACAACTATACCACCAGAGGAGCTGTCCATGAAGCCTTCCCGTTCTGGTGCTGACTCTGGGATATGTGAGGGTCCGGGACCGGGAGGAGTCCGACACTCCAACGGTGAACCCTCGTCATCGTCAGGAGGACACCCATACAACCGGACGTTCTCCCCACAGTTCCACGCCTTCGTTGAGCTGTGTCTACAGCGAGACCCAGAAAAAAG ACCATCTGCAACCAGTCTTGTTGGCCATCCCTTCTTCAAACAG atCAAACGGCGACCTTCAGAGGCCCTACCTGAGCTGTTGCGGCCCGTGTCGCCTATCACCAGCTTTGAAAGCTCCCAGCCTCTGGACTCACCTTCTGGACTTGCTAGTCTGGAGTCCGGTCTCAGCCACCTGGAAGTAGATGACTGGGACTTCTGA
- the strada gene encoding STE20-related kinase adapter protein alpha isoform X2, giving the protein MSFLANEDSQESLTSFPRRDTMGSFLPDSSSYELLAVIGRGLDNLMTVNLARYRPTGEHVAIRRIDLESCTNDMVTYLQGELHVSKLFHHPSILPYKSVFIAENELWVITPFMAYGSARDLICTHFTDGMSELTIAYILLGMLKALEYIHHMGYVHRSVKASHVLISADGQVCMSGLRSIFSLIRHGQRAKVVHDFPQYSVNVLPWLSPEVLQQNLQGYDSRSDIYSLGITACELANGHVPFKDMPATQMLLEKLNGTVPCLLDTTTIPPEELSMKPSRSGADSGICEGPGPGGVRHSNGEPSSSSGGHPYNRTFSPQFHAFVELCLQRDPEKRPSATSLVGHPFFKQIKRRPSEALPELLRPVSPITSFESSQPLDSPSGLASLESGLSHLEVDDWDF; this is encoded by the exons ATGTCTTTTCTT GCCAATGAGGACAGTCAGGAGAGTCTGACCTCCTTCCCTCGTCGAGACACTATGGGCAGTTTCCTTCCTGACAGCAGCTCTTATGAGCTCCTTGCTGTTATTG GTCGGGGCTTGGACAATTTAATGACTGTTAACCTGGCTCGATATAGACCCACTGGGGAGCATGTGGCCATCCGACGGATTGACTTGGAGTCATGTACTAATGACATGGTTACCTACCTGCAG GGTGAACTACATGTGTCAAAGTTGTTTCACCACCCCAGTATTCTACCATACAAGAGCGTCTTTATAGCTGAAAATGAATTATGGGTCATCACACCTTTCATGGCTTATG GGTCAGCCAGAGATCTCATCTGCACACATTTTACAGATGGTATGAGTGAGCTGACGATAGCATACATTTTGCTAGGCATGCTCAAAGCTCTTGAATACATCCATCATATGGGATATGTGCACCG GAGTGTGAAGGCCAGCCACGTTTTGATCTCTGCAGATGGACAAGTCTGCATGTCAGGTCTGCGGAGCATCTTTAGCCTCATTCGACATGGCCAAAGGGCCAAAGTGGTCCATGACTTCCCCCAGTATAGCGTTAACGTGCTGCCGTGGCTTAGTCCCGAAGTGCTGCAACAG AATCTCCAGGGCTATGACTCTCGATCAGACATCTACAGCCTCGGCATCACAGCCTGTGAACTAGCCAATGGACACGTTCCCTTCAAAGACATGCCAGCTACACAG ATGCTACTGGAGAAGCTAAACGGGACAGTGCCATGCTTGCTGGATACCACAACTATACCACCAGAGGAGCTGTCCATGAAGCCTTCCCGTTCTGGTGCTGACTCTGGGATATGTGAGGGTCCGGGACCGGGAGGAGTCCGACACTCCAACGGTGAACCCTCGTCATCGTCAGGAGGACACCCATACAACCGGACGTTCTCCCCACAGTTCCACGCCTTCGTTGAGCTGTGTCTACAGCGAGACCCAGAAAAAAG ACCATCTGCAACCAGTCTTGTTGGCCATCCCTTCTTCAAACAG atCAAACGGCGACCTTCAGAGGCCCTACCTGAGCTGTTGCGGCCCGTGTCGCCTATCACCAGCTTTGAAAGCTCCCAGCCTCTGGACTCACCTTCTGGACTTGCTAGTCTGGAGTCCGGTCTCAGCCACCTGGAAGTAGATGACTGGGACTTCTGA
- the ddx42 gene encoding ATP-dependent RNA helicase DDX42, which produces MNWNKGGPGVKRGFGFGGFSLAGKKEEPRLTQQSHTSFGGPGSGSGGYGKSQQLPSFYKIGTKRANFDEENAYFEDDEEESSSNVDLPYIPAENSPTRQQMQSGGGSDSEDDPLDAFMAEVENQAAKDMKKLEEKEKEKKSAKGIRDDIEEEDEQEAYFRYMAENPTAGLTQEEEEENIDYDSDGNPIPSTTKKIIMPLPPIDHSEIDYPPFEKNFYEEHEELSSLTGTQVLELRHKLNLRVSGAAPPKPCTSFAHFNFDEQLMHQIRKSEYTQPTPIQCQGVPIALSGRDMIGIAKTGSGKTAAFIWPMLVHIMDQKELEPGEGPIAVIVCPTRELCQQIHAECKRFGKAYSLRSVAVYGGGSMWEQAKALQEGAEIVVCTPGRLIDHVKKKATSLQRVTYLVFDEADRMFDMGFEYQVRSIASHVRPDRQTLLFSATFRKKIERLARDILVDPIRVVQGDIGEANEDVTQVVEMLVSGSDKWGWLTRRLVEFTSTGSVLIFVTKKANCEELATNLTQEGYSLGLLHGDMDQSERNKVISDFKKKNLPVLVATDVAARGLDIPSIRTVVNYDVARDIDTHTHRIGRTGRAGEKGVAYTLLTNKDTSFAGDLVRNLEGANQAVSKELMDLAMQNPWFRKSRFKGGKGKKLNIGGGGLGYRERPGLGAESSDRSSTSSLLSSTSSYEGYSKPTTGAMGDRMSAMKQAFQAQYKSHFVAASSGPPKLSAKSSGSSGWTSAGSLSSVPTESANGSERSHSATLSMVGFTSAGSLSSVAPTSQTSSHHSYTPPAPPSQRESSRDRHGDDRGRHGDSQHRHSDRNDRYSSEDRYGDRDRHGDRDRDRDRHGDRDRHSSSRHSDSRNGDGNKRDRDDRRSDRDGGDGRDRGSDSFAVPEPPKRRKSRWDN; this is translated from the exons ATGAACTGGAACAAAGGTGGTCCTGGTGTGAAGCGAGGTTTTGGCTTTGGGGGGTTTTCACtcgcaggaaaaaaagaagagcctCGCCTTACTCAACAATCACACACATCATTTGGAGGCCCAGGATCTGGAAGTGGTGGATATGGGAAGAGCCAGCAGCTCCCATCATTCTACAAAATAGGGACCAAAAGAGCTAATTTTGATGAGGAAAATGC ATATTTtgaagatgatgaagaggagTCCAGCAGTAACGTGGATCTGCCTTACATCCCAGCTGAAAACTCACCCACACGGCAACAGATGCAGTCAGGTGGTGGCTCAGACAGCGAAGATGACCCTTTGGATGCTTTCATGGCCGAAGTTGAG aaccAAGCAGCTAAAGACATGAAGAAACTAGAggaaaaggagaaggagaaaaagtCAGCCAA GGGTATTCGTGATGACATTGAAGAAGAAGATGAGCAA GAAGCTTACTTCCGCTACATGGCAGAGAATCCCACCGCCGGGCTGacacaggaagaggaggaggaaaacatTGATTATGACAGTGATGGGAATCCAATTCCCTCAACAACCAAGAAAATAATCATGCCACTTCCTCCTATTGACCACTCAGAG ATTGATTATCCACCCTTTGAGAAAAACTTTTACGAAGAGCATGAGGAACTCAGCAGCTTGACTGGAACTCAGGTGCTGGAGTTGAGGCATAAACTGAACTTACGA GTATCTGGTGCTGCCCCTCCAAAACCTTGTACCAGCTTTGCCCACTTTAATTTCGATGAGCAACTAATGCACCAAATTCGGAAGTCTGAATATACTCAGCCCACACCAATTCAGTGTCAG GGTGTCCCCATTGCGCTGTCAGGACGTGATATGATAGGTATTGCAAAAACGGGCAGCGGCAAAACTGCAGCTTTTATCTGGCCAATGCTGGTTCATATCATGGACCAAAAGGAACTGGAGCCTGGGGAAGGACCCATCGCAGTCATTGTGTGCCCTACCAGAGAGCTTTGTCAGCAG ATCCATGCAGAATGTAAGCGCTTTGGGAAAGCCTACTCATTGCGTTCAGTGGCTGTATATGGAGGAGGCAGCATGTGGGAGCAAGCCAAGGCTTTGCAGGAGGGTGCAGAGATTGTTGTGTGCACTCCA gGTCGTCTGATAGACCACGTTAAAAAGAAGGCCACGTCTCTGCAGAGAGTAACATACCTGGTGTTTGATGAGGCTGATCGAATGTTTGATATGGGCTTTG aatATCAGGTTAGATCCATTGCCAGCCACGTTCGCCCAGACAGACAGA CTCTTCTGTTTAGTGCTACATTTCGGAAGAAGATAGAGCGGCTTGCTAGAGACATTTTGGTTGATCCCATTCGTGTCGTGCAGGGAGACATTGGAGAG GCCAATGAGGATGTGACTCAGGTAGTGGAGATGCTGGTCAGTGGGTCTGATAAATGGGGCTGGCTGACTCGCCGGCTGGTCGAATTCACCTCCACAGGATCGGTCCTCATTTTTGTCACCAAGAAGGCCAACTGTGAGGAGCTAGCTACTAACCTGACTCAAGAGGGCTACAGCCTGGGCCTCCTGCATGGTGATATGGACCAGAGTGAGAGGAACAAGGTCATCAGTGATTTCAAGAAGAAGAACTTGCCCGTTCTGGTGGCCACTGATGTAGCTG CTCGTGGTCTGGACATCCCATCAATTCGTACGGTGGTGAACTACGACGTTGCACGAGACAttgacacacacacccacaggaTCGGTAGAACGGGTCGTGCTGGAGAGAAAGGTGTGGCCTACACTCTCCTCACCAATAAAGACACATCATTTGCTGGGGACCTGGTGCGGAATCTGGAGGGAGCTAATCAGGCTGTTTCCAAAGAACTGATGGACTTGGCCATGCAG AATCCCTGGTTCAGGAAGTCACGATTCAAGGGTGGCAAAGGAAAGAAACTGAATATTGGTGGAGGTGGTCTTGGTTACAGAGAGAGACCCGGCCTTGGGGCTGAAAGTTCT GATCGTAGCAGCACTAGTAGCTTGTTGTCTTCCACTAGTAGCTATGAAGGCTACAGCAAACCAACTACTGGGGCAATGGGGGATCGCATGTCTGCAATGAAACAAGCCTTCCAG GCTCAATATAAGAGCCACTTTGTAGCTGCATCCAGCGGCCCCCCAAAGCTCAGTGCCAAGTCTAGTGGCTCCTCAGGATGGACCAGTGCCGGCAGCCTGAGCTCTGTGCCAACAGAGTCTGCCAATGGCTCAGAACGGTCTCACAGTGCTACCTTGTCCATGGTGGGTTTCACCAGTGCTGGCTCCCTGAGCTCAGTGGCCCCCACCAGTCAAACCAGTTCACACCACAGCTACACTCCACCTGCACCTCCATCACAGAGAGAGAGCTCACGTGATAGACACGGGGACGACCGGGGGCGTCACGGTGACAGTCAACACCGCCATAGCGACAGGAACGATCGATACAGTAGCGAGGATCGCTATGGAGACCGGGATCGTCACGGGGATAGAGATAGAGATCGTGACCGCCACGGCGACCGTGATCGCCACAGCAGCAGCCGCCACAGTGACAGTCGTAACGGAGATGGAAACAAGAGGGACAGAGATGATCGGAGGAGTGATAGGGATGGGGGAGATGGGAGGGACAGAGGAAGCGATAGCTTTGCTGTCCCTGAACCACCTAAACGTAGAAAGAGCAGATGGGACAACTAA
- the limd2 gene encoding LIM domain-containing protein 2, with the protein MDTGNTTEEKSVQRSKSFSFNTQKEVCTSCLKTVYPMEKLVANNLVFHSACFCCRHCNAKLSLGTFASLQGEFYCKPHFKQLFKSKGNYDEGFGREQHKQLWAAKETNTITKTP; encoded by the exons ATG GACACCGGAAACACCACGGAAGAAAAATCCGTTCAACGATCTAag TCCTTCAGCTTCAACACCCAGAAGGAAGTGTGTACATCATGTTTGAAGACAGTCTACCCAATGGAGAAACTGGTTGCAAACAACCTTGTCTTCCATTCAGCATGTTTCTGCTGCAGGCACTGCAATGCCAAACTCAG CCTTGGCACTTTTGCATCTCTTCAAGGCGAATTTTACTGCAAACCCCACTTCAAACAACTGTTCAAGAGCAAAGGAAACTATGACGAGGGTTTTGGACGCGAGCAGCACAAACAGCTCTGGGCCGCCAAGGAgacaaatactataacaaagACGCCATAA